One segment of Sphingobacteriales bacterium DNA contains the following:
- a CDS encoding thioredoxin family protein has product MKHLLWIVVCCYATTLNLWAQGAAAVKHGGSQGIEFFHGTWEQVKQEAKKQNKAIFVDAYASWCGPCKRMANEVFTDPAVGSFYNKNFINFKVDMQTGEGPALDAIWGVDAFPTLIFFDSKGEMVSKTKGYQNSMTFLTLGKRGLYSPAKMAEMEQKYISGERKPEFLMEYVEVLKLQNKDATAVVNEYITTQNDSSDWLKEENMVFAYTNTQNVESPLLWKMLQNLPAYSERFGETWIAGKTNIAVAYSLKAASERGDDALVGRCKEAIKALGRTDADMLGMRIDLEYYRLTKRWNDFLRTAATEMDKYDIRDAEFLNSIAWIVFENTDQTAYLEKALNWAKLSVTFNSTYNNNDTMAAILYKLKRKQEALVYAQKAVEIAQSQGKYHQNTLDLIKKIEQLP; this is encoded by the coding sequence ATGAAACATCTTCTTTGGATAGTAGTCTGCTGTTATGCCACAACACTTAATTTGTGGGCACAAGGAGCAGCAGCCGTCAAACACGGCGGCTCGCAGGGCATTGAGTTTTTTCACGGCACTTGGGAGCAGGTAAAACAAGAAGCAAAAAAACAAAACAAAGCTATTTTTGTAGATGCTTATGCTTCGTGGTGTGGTCCGTGCAAACGCATGGCAAATGAAGTATTTACCGACCCCGCAGTGGGTAGTTTTTACAACAAAAATTTCATCAATTTCAAAGTAGATATGCAAACCGGCGAAGGTCCTGCTTTAGATGCCATCTGGGGCGTAGATGCTTTTCCTACTTTGATATTTTTCGACAGCAAGGGCGAGATGGTTTCCAAAACCAAAGGCTATCAAAATAGTATGACCTTTTTGACTTTGGGTAAAAGAGGACTTTACAGCCCCGCCAAAATGGCAGAAATGGAACAAAAATATATCTCCGGCGAGCGCAAGCCCGAATTTTTGATGGAATATGTAGAGGTATTAAAATTACAAAATAAAGATGCCACCGCCGTTGTAAACGAATACATTACTACACAAAATGACAGCAGCGACTGGCTGAAAGAGGAAAATATGGTATTTGCCTATACCAACACGCAAAATGTGGAATCGCCTTTGTTGTGGAAAATGTTGCAGAATCTGCCCGCTTACAGTGAGCGTTTCGGCGAAACGTGGATTGCCGGAAAAACCAACATCGCCGTAGCGTATAGTTTGAAGGCAGCTTCCGAACGCGGCGATGATGCTTTGGTGGGGCGTTGCAAAGAAGCTATCAAAGCTTTGGGGCGCACCGATGCCGATATGTTGGGTATGCGTATTGATTTGGAATACTACCGCCTGACTAAACGCTGGAACGATTTTTTGAGAACAGCAGCTACCGAAATGGATAAATACGACATTCGCGATGCCGAATTTTTGAACAGCATCGCCTGGATAGTATTTGAAAATACCGACCAAACCGCCTATTTGGAAAAAGCCCTCAACTGGGCAAAACTCTCCGTTACTTTCAACAGCACCTACAACAACAACGATACTATGGCGGCTATTTTGTACAAACTCAAACGCAAACAAGAAGCACTCGTGTATGCACAAAAAGCCGTAGAAATTGCCCAATCGCAGGGAAAATATCACCAAAACACCTTGGATTTAATCAAAAAAATAGAGCAGTTGCCGTAG